Proteins encoded in a region of the Rutidosis leptorrhynchoides isolate AG116_Rl617_1_P2 chromosome 9, CSIRO_AGI_Rlap_v1, whole genome shotgun sequence genome:
- the LOC139869376 gene encoding uncharacterized protein — protein sequence MKAESTSKFPISKNSSKRFLFDKRYGYVYDEWRQPSEVALAHGRGMFCIVPLGKALFTMVSESVNRAARRTIEVLEQPDQLSPQTLEASLNNQFNQVIVSIKNTHSDIFKLNGISRSATENYE from the exons ATGAAGGCTGAATCTACTTCTAAATTTCCAATCTCCAAAAATTCATCAAAACGATTTCTGTTTGACAAACGCTACGGTTACGT TTATGATGAATGGAGACAACCTTCAGAAGTTGCCCTAGCTCATGGCCGTGGAAT GTTTTGCATTGTGCCTCTAGGGAAAGCTTTGTTCACAATGGTTTCCGAATCG GTGAACCGTGCAGCAAGGCGAACCATCGAAGTTCTTGAGCAACCAGATCAGCTCTCACCTCAAACACTTGAAGCTAGTCTCAACAACCAATTTAACCAAGTGATTGTTTCTATCAAAAATACACATTCTGATATCTTTAAGCTCAACGGGATTTCACGTTCAGCTACCGAAAATTATGAATAG